The Astatotilapia calliptera chromosome 2, fAstCal1.2, whole genome shotgun sequence genome includes a window with the following:
- the LOC113031883 gene encoding matrin-3-like isoform X2 yields the protein MSQNYPYRKPPPDTDLRTDPGPYRSVDYRHSSADRDFYRQPQDSFSVSSSCPSSSRGSGVLQSSQDNVLSILSSCGLEPSDLALLAELPEDVLTIESLPHILRQIKCKKGTVKPFPPRAPSPSSSSSYPPSCSSSRDWDQLHRTSVQYPLDHLPPPPPPSEQLMDRWNNPITVSSGRAELPPSSSLSSSSLGYTVDFHRRQGPSDYGKAGPVPSYSPARRGDRAPSSRFSEAGPADYRSSALVTASPLPSEHQSKPLASRRDTSSTRSSQSSPSMPTRKEALDFHGKVPPSFPYSCSLCDITVLSQKVWIQHVTGRHHADGQLSLLQQFPNWDCRMQTVRRDDKSEKKKDGGKGAPAASQTSQSNSKWKQKKNLEKGKVVCIKFPSQSVDEKYLRKLAEPFGKIIKVIMFPSLGFVEMGSVDQAKDLVKFHSNYPPTVNGEQLVFSVSSAFNFLQSSRVVSFTPAPSGEDGKSDLINIIKRFGPPLYTLFLPSMVFVEMKNAPDAQKLVDYYLSNTLRINSDLICVSFSGEYKTLMRVSKAKRYEEENESTKKSTTKRTRSSSRDRTTENKKRRSRSRDKASKEERTRTRSRSRDKSKEKSSRDAKTRSRSQDKLDRKRKSRTRSRSRDKSTSEKRTRTRSKSGSREKTKEKSNKESKKGSQAKKPDESREKSNRDQKTRSASRDKSSRETKAKSTTQEKSSKERKSRSKSRSVEKSSRDKKSRSRERSSNKSSRRDGEKTAEPEKPDAESTSKGQPSPLEDSKPEVSNTEEVEGEAALPGEESDIEGMEVIAEDGENLADDDEEALQEEEKKESPKERAPEKDEVKEVIGGEPGNEEKPASEKEIKKEEKEEVEESKEATETPLQEDLEDFPVDLENCITLDELEEDDSDDQGGESADEPKSTSKSSRVFYFGHLPPNYALFDFFQLLRNFGKVVRYYLIGNRREGFIEMSSSSAALKAVEELVSKPAIHNCPKLKARISTKYYRLDNGWVVHSDGSNDKDSRGRKREKRSKSKTSDQDETDRRSKGRKESPKKTSEKSGKKTPEKDSGSKKPPEKDSSGKKTPKKESTSKTSPEKDAKNILETKSTGKKTPAKDLPSKKTSGKDSTTKKTPAKKSASRKTLETKSTFRETSAEESKKSPKRESLDKEPPEKVLKNGPEKESAGRKTPEKGSSCAEIPDSETLEPKGAPDNNSVPQTTVKKELKKENTQQNEEPAADKAPSEKDYIKKETPRTFKQEEEETPIDVCMEAGPNVKDAESPDPPVSSTEPSKPPPEQDAKPQFEPAEGAAEPQKPTKPVGTEFVRPVVGYFCNLCQQIFAEEDEAKQQHCSSLSHYSKYQEKTGRDPWTS from the exons ATGTCTCAGAATTACCCGTACAGAAAGCCGCCGCCTGACACCGACCTCAGAACTGATCCCGGGCCTTACAGATCTGTGGACTACCGCCACTCCTCAGCGGACCGTGACTTTTACAGGCAGCCACAAGACTCcttctctgtctcctcctcctgcccgtCCTCGTCCAGGGGCTCTGGAGTGCTGCAGTCATCGCAGGACAATGTTCTGAGCATCCTGAGCAGCTGCGGTCTGGAGCCCAGTGATCTGGCGCTGCTAGCTGAGCTGCCCGAAGACGTCCTCACTATTGAGTCTCTGCCACACATCCTCAGACAGATCAAATGCAAGAAAGGGACCGTCAAACCTTTCCCTCCCCGGGCTccgtctccctcctcctcttcctcctacCCTCCCAGCTGCTCCTCCTCTAGAGACTGGGACCAGCTCCATCGCACGTCGGTCCAGTACCCGCTGGACCACctgccaccaccacctcctccctcgGAGCAGCTCATGGATCGCTGGAATAATCCGATTACCGTGAGCTCCGGCCGAGCAGAGCTGCCACCATCGTCATCCTTATCATCGTCGTCGTTGGGGTACACGGTGGACTTCCACCGCAGGCAGGGCCCCTCTGATTATGGTAAGGCTGGTCCAGTTCCTTCTTACAGCCCAGCGAGGCGAGGAGATAGAGCGCCGTCATCTCGATtctctgaggctggaccagctGATTACAGGTCATCAGCGCTGGTGACGGCTTCTCCTCTTCCTAGCGAGCACCAGTCCAAACCTCTGGCAAGCCGCCGTGACACGTCCTCCACGAGGAGCAGTCAGTCCTCGCCCTCAATGCCTACACGGAAAGAAGCTCTGGATTTCCACGGGAAGGTCCCGCCGTCGTTCCCGTACTCGTGCTCGCTGTGTGATATCACTGTACTGTCGCAGAAG GTTTGGATTCAGCACGTGACTGGCAGGCAccatgcagatggacagctcaGCCTCCTGCAGCA GTTTCCTAACTGGGACTGCCGCATGCAGACGGTCCGAAG ggACGATAAAtctgagaagaagaaagatggaGGAAAAGGCGCCCCGGCAGCTAGTCAAA CATCGCAGTCGAATAGcaagtggaagcagaagaaG aATTTGGAGAAAGGGAAGGTAGTGTGCATCAAGTTTCCGTCTCAGTCTGTCGATGAGAAATACCTCAGGAAGCTTGCAGAACCGTTCGGGAAGATCATCAAGGTCATCATGTTTCCGTCTCTG GGCTTCGTGGAGATGGGCTCGGTTGATCAGGCCAAAGACTTGGTGAAGTTTCACAGCAATTATCCTCCAACTGTGAACGGAGAGCAGCTCGTGTTCAGCGTCTCCAGCGCCTTCAACTTTCTCCAG AGCTCCCGGGTGGTGAGTTTCACGCCCGCTCCATCGGGAGAAGACGGAAAATCCGACCTGATCAATATCATCAAACGCTTCGGCCCGCCGCTCTACACCCTGTTCCTGCCATCAATG GTGTTCGTTGAGATGAAGAACGCCCCTGATGCTCAGAAGCTGGTGGATTATTATCTGTCCAACACTCTGAGGATCAACAGTGACTTGATTTGTGTCTCCTTCTCTGGAGAGTACAAGACTCTCAT GCGGGTTTCAAAAGCCAAGAGGTACGAAGAAGAAAACGAAAGTACAAAGAAGAGTACCACCAAGAGGACAAGGAGCTCAAGCCGAGACAGAAcgacagaaaataagaaaagaaggTCCAGATCCAGAGACAAGGCCAGCAAAGAGGAACGGACCAGAACAAGGTCCAGGTCCAGGGATAAATCTAAAGAAAAATCCAGCAGAGATGCCAAAACTAGATCTAGGTCCCAAGACAAGTTGGATAGAAAAAGGAAGAGCAGAACCCGGTCCAGGTCCAGAGATAAGTCCACTAGTGAGAAGCGGACCAGGACCAGGTCTAAGTCAGGGtccagagaaaaaacaaaagaaaaatccaacaagGAAAGCAAGAAAGGGTCCCAAGCGAAGAAGCCAGACGAATcgagagaaaaatccaacagaGACCAGAAGACCAGGTCCGCATCCAGAGACAAGTCCAGCAGAGAGACAAAAGCCAAGTCTACAACCCAAGAAAAgtcaagcaaagaaagaaaaagcaggagCAAATCTAGATCCGTGGAAAAATCCAGCAGAGATAAGAAATCCAGGTCTAGAGAGAGATCCAGCAACAAGTCCTCCAGACGGGACGGAGAAAAGACGGCAGAACCAGAgaaaccag ATGCAGAGTCCACATCCAAAGGACAACCGTCTCCTCTCGAAGACTCCAAACCTGAAGTTTCAAACACAGAAGAAGTGGAGGGGGAGGCAGC GTTGCCTGGAGAGGAGAGCGACATCGAGGGGATGGAGGTGATTGCTGAGGATGGAGAGAATCTGGCAGATGACGATGAGGAGGCTCTgcaagaggaagagaaaaaagagagtccTAAAGAGAGAGCACCTGAAAAAG ATGAAGTAAAGGAGGTGATAGGTGGAGAGCCTGGCAATGAGGAGAAACCTGCGTCGGAGAAGGAGATAaagaaggaagagaaggaggaagtaGAGGAGTCaaaggaagcaacagagactcCTCTACAGGAGGATTTG GAGGACTTCCCTGTAGACCTGGAAAACTGCATCACTCTGGATGAACTGGAAGAAGATGACTCTGACGACCAAG GTGGAGAATCAGCAGATGAGCCCAAG TCAACATCGAAATCCAGCAGGGTTTTTTACTTCGGCCACCTGCCACCTAATTACGCCCTCTTTGACTTCTTCCAACTGCTGCGAAATTTTGGGAAGGTGGTGCGCTATTACCTGATTGGCAATCGACGAGAG ggTTTCATTGAGATGTCGAGTTCTTCAGCGGCCCTGAAAGCTGTTGAAGAGCTCGTCAGCAAACCAGCCATCCACAACTGCCCCAAACTCAAAGCCCGCATCTCCACCAAATACTACAGACTTGACAACGG ATGGGTTGTTCACTCGGACGGCAGCAATGACAAGGACAGTCGAGGCAGGAAGCGCGAGAAACGAAGCAAATCCAAGACCTCAGACCAGGACGAGACCGACAGGAGGTCTAAAGGGAGGAAGGAGTCCCCGAAGAAGACATCAGAGAAATCAGGCAAAAAGACTCCAGAAAAAGATTCTGGGTCAAAAAAGCCTCCAGAGAAAGACTCATCAGGGAAAAAGACCCCAAAGAAAGAGTCCACATCCAAAACGTCTCCAGAAAAGGATGCCAAAAACATCTTGGAAACGAAATCCACTGGGAAAAAGACTCCAGCGAAAGATTTGCCATCTAAAAAAACTTCAGGTAAGGATTCTACAACAAAAAAGACTCCAGCGAAAAAGTCCGCATCCAGAAAGACTCTGGAAACCAAGTCTACATTCAGAGAAACTTCAGCAGAAGAGTCCAAAAAGTCTCCAAAGAGGGAATCGTTGGACAAAGAGCCTCCAGAAAAGGTCCTTAAAAACGGCCCGGAGAAGGAATCCGCAGGGAGAAAGACTCCTGAGAAAGGGTCATCGTGTGCAGAGATTCCAGACAGCGAGACGCTGGAACCAAAAGGAGCTCCTGACAATAATTCAGTGCCTCAGACAACTGTGAAGAAagaactaaagaaagaaaatactcAACAAAATGAGGAACCAGCAGCTGATAAAGCGCCATCTGAAAAAGATTATATCAAAAAGGAAACACCACGCACATtcaagcaggaggaggaggaaacacCAATAGACGTTTGTATGGAAGCAGGACCAAATGTGAAAGATGCAGAGAGTCCAGATCCACCAGTCTCCTCTACAGAGCCCTCAAAACCACCACCTGAACAG
- the LOC113031883 gene encoding matrin-3-like isoform X1 yields the protein MSQNYPYRKPPPDTDLRTDPGPYRSVDYRHSSADRDFYRQPQDSFSVSSSCPSSSRGSGVLQSSQDNVLSILSSCGLEPSDLALLAELPEDVLTIESLPHILRQIKCKKGTVKPFPPRAPSPSSSSSYPPSCSSSRDWDQLHRTSVQYPLDHLPPPPPPSEQLMDRWNNPITVSSGRAELPPSSSLSSSSLGYTVDFHRRQGPSDYGKAGPVPSYSPARRGDRAPSSRFSEAGPADYRSSALVTASPLPSEHQSKPLASRRDTSSTRSSQSSPSMPTRKEALDFHGKVPPSFPYSCSLCDITVLSQKVWIQHVTGRHHADGQLSLLQQFPNWDCRMQTVRRDDKSEKKKDGGKGAPAASQTSQSNSKWKQKKVKKNLEKGKVVCIKFPSQSVDEKYLRKLAEPFGKIIKVIMFPSLGFVEMGSVDQAKDLVKFHSNYPPTVNGEQLVFSVSSAFNFLQSSRVVSFTPAPSGEDGKSDLINIIKRFGPPLYTLFLPSMVFVEMKNAPDAQKLVDYYLSNTLRINSDLICVSFSGEYKTLMRVSKAKRYEEENESTKKSTTKRTRSSSRDRTTENKKRRSRSRDKASKEERTRTRSRSRDKSKEKSSRDAKTRSRSQDKLDRKRKSRTRSRSRDKSTSEKRTRTRSKSGSREKTKEKSNKESKKGSQAKKPDESREKSNRDQKTRSASRDKSSRETKAKSTTQEKSSKERKSRSKSRSVEKSSRDKKSRSRERSSNKSSRRDGEKTAEPEKPDAESTSKGQPSPLEDSKPEVSNTEEVEGEAALPGEESDIEGMEVIAEDGENLADDDEEALQEEEKKESPKERAPEKDEVKEVIGGEPGNEEKPASEKEIKKEEKEEVEESKEATETPLQEDLEDFPVDLENCITLDELEEDDSDDQGGESADEPKSTSKSSRVFYFGHLPPNYALFDFFQLLRNFGKVVRYYLIGNRREGFIEMSSSSAALKAVEELVSKPAIHNCPKLKARISTKYYRLDNGWVVHSDGSNDKDSRGRKREKRSKSKTSDQDETDRRSKGRKESPKKTSEKSGKKTPEKDSGSKKPPEKDSSGKKTPKKESTSKTSPEKDAKNILETKSTGKKTPAKDLPSKKTSGKDSTTKKTPAKKSASRKTLETKSTFRETSAEESKKSPKRESLDKEPPEKVLKNGPEKESAGRKTPEKGSSCAEIPDSETLEPKGAPDNNSVPQTTVKKELKKENTQQNEEPAADKAPSEKDYIKKETPRTFKQEEEETPIDVCMEAGPNVKDAESPDPPVSSTEPSKPPPEQDAKPQFEPAEGAAEPQKPTKPVGTEFVRPVVGYFCNLCQQIFAEEDEAKQQHCSSLSHYSKYQEKTGRDPWTS from the exons ATGTCTCAGAATTACCCGTACAGAAAGCCGCCGCCTGACACCGACCTCAGAACTGATCCCGGGCCTTACAGATCTGTGGACTACCGCCACTCCTCAGCGGACCGTGACTTTTACAGGCAGCCACAAGACTCcttctctgtctcctcctcctgcccgtCCTCGTCCAGGGGCTCTGGAGTGCTGCAGTCATCGCAGGACAATGTTCTGAGCATCCTGAGCAGCTGCGGTCTGGAGCCCAGTGATCTGGCGCTGCTAGCTGAGCTGCCCGAAGACGTCCTCACTATTGAGTCTCTGCCACACATCCTCAGACAGATCAAATGCAAGAAAGGGACCGTCAAACCTTTCCCTCCCCGGGCTccgtctccctcctcctcttcctcctacCCTCCCAGCTGCTCCTCCTCTAGAGACTGGGACCAGCTCCATCGCACGTCGGTCCAGTACCCGCTGGACCACctgccaccaccacctcctccctcgGAGCAGCTCATGGATCGCTGGAATAATCCGATTACCGTGAGCTCCGGCCGAGCAGAGCTGCCACCATCGTCATCCTTATCATCGTCGTCGTTGGGGTACACGGTGGACTTCCACCGCAGGCAGGGCCCCTCTGATTATGGTAAGGCTGGTCCAGTTCCTTCTTACAGCCCAGCGAGGCGAGGAGATAGAGCGCCGTCATCTCGATtctctgaggctggaccagctGATTACAGGTCATCAGCGCTGGTGACGGCTTCTCCTCTTCCTAGCGAGCACCAGTCCAAACCTCTGGCAAGCCGCCGTGACACGTCCTCCACGAGGAGCAGTCAGTCCTCGCCCTCAATGCCTACACGGAAAGAAGCTCTGGATTTCCACGGGAAGGTCCCGCCGTCGTTCCCGTACTCGTGCTCGCTGTGTGATATCACTGTACTGTCGCAGAAG GTTTGGATTCAGCACGTGACTGGCAGGCAccatgcagatggacagctcaGCCTCCTGCAGCA GTTTCCTAACTGGGACTGCCGCATGCAGACGGTCCGAAG ggACGATAAAtctgagaagaagaaagatggaGGAAAAGGCGCCCCGGCAGCTAGTCAAA CATCGCAGTCGAATAGcaagtggaagcagaagaaGGTAAAGAAG aATTTGGAGAAAGGGAAGGTAGTGTGCATCAAGTTTCCGTCTCAGTCTGTCGATGAGAAATACCTCAGGAAGCTTGCAGAACCGTTCGGGAAGATCATCAAGGTCATCATGTTTCCGTCTCTG GGCTTCGTGGAGATGGGCTCGGTTGATCAGGCCAAAGACTTGGTGAAGTTTCACAGCAATTATCCTCCAACTGTGAACGGAGAGCAGCTCGTGTTCAGCGTCTCCAGCGCCTTCAACTTTCTCCAG AGCTCCCGGGTGGTGAGTTTCACGCCCGCTCCATCGGGAGAAGACGGAAAATCCGACCTGATCAATATCATCAAACGCTTCGGCCCGCCGCTCTACACCCTGTTCCTGCCATCAATG GTGTTCGTTGAGATGAAGAACGCCCCTGATGCTCAGAAGCTGGTGGATTATTATCTGTCCAACACTCTGAGGATCAACAGTGACTTGATTTGTGTCTCCTTCTCTGGAGAGTACAAGACTCTCAT GCGGGTTTCAAAAGCCAAGAGGTACGAAGAAGAAAACGAAAGTACAAAGAAGAGTACCACCAAGAGGACAAGGAGCTCAAGCCGAGACAGAAcgacagaaaataagaaaagaaggTCCAGATCCAGAGACAAGGCCAGCAAAGAGGAACGGACCAGAACAAGGTCCAGGTCCAGGGATAAATCTAAAGAAAAATCCAGCAGAGATGCCAAAACTAGATCTAGGTCCCAAGACAAGTTGGATAGAAAAAGGAAGAGCAGAACCCGGTCCAGGTCCAGAGATAAGTCCACTAGTGAGAAGCGGACCAGGACCAGGTCTAAGTCAGGGtccagagaaaaaacaaaagaaaaatccaacaagGAAAGCAAGAAAGGGTCCCAAGCGAAGAAGCCAGACGAATcgagagaaaaatccaacagaGACCAGAAGACCAGGTCCGCATCCAGAGACAAGTCCAGCAGAGAGACAAAAGCCAAGTCTACAACCCAAGAAAAgtcaagcaaagaaagaaaaagcaggagCAAATCTAGATCCGTGGAAAAATCCAGCAGAGATAAGAAATCCAGGTCTAGAGAGAGATCCAGCAACAAGTCCTCCAGACGGGACGGAGAAAAGACGGCAGAACCAGAgaaaccag ATGCAGAGTCCACATCCAAAGGACAACCGTCTCCTCTCGAAGACTCCAAACCTGAAGTTTCAAACACAGAAGAAGTGGAGGGGGAGGCAGC GTTGCCTGGAGAGGAGAGCGACATCGAGGGGATGGAGGTGATTGCTGAGGATGGAGAGAATCTGGCAGATGACGATGAGGAGGCTCTgcaagaggaagagaaaaaagagagtccTAAAGAGAGAGCACCTGAAAAAG ATGAAGTAAAGGAGGTGATAGGTGGAGAGCCTGGCAATGAGGAGAAACCTGCGTCGGAGAAGGAGATAaagaaggaagagaaggaggaagtaGAGGAGTCaaaggaagcaacagagactcCTCTACAGGAGGATTTG GAGGACTTCCCTGTAGACCTGGAAAACTGCATCACTCTGGATGAACTGGAAGAAGATGACTCTGACGACCAAG GTGGAGAATCAGCAGATGAGCCCAAG TCAACATCGAAATCCAGCAGGGTTTTTTACTTCGGCCACCTGCCACCTAATTACGCCCTCTTTGACTTCTTCCAACTGCTGCGAAATTTTGGGAAGGTGGTGCGCTATTACCTGATTGGCAATCGACGAGAG ggTTTCATTGAGATGTCGAGTTCTTCAGCGGCCCTGAAAGCTGTTGAAGAGCTCGTCAGCAAACCAGCCATCCACAACTGCCCCAAACTCAAAGCCCGCATCTCCACCAAATACTACAGACTTGACAACGG ATGGGTTGTTCACTCGGACGGCAGCAATGACAAGGACAGTCGAGGCAGGAAGCGCGAGAAACGAAGCAAATCCAAGACCTCAGACCAGGACGAGACCGACAGGAGGTCTAAAGGGAGGAAGGAGTCCCCGAAGAAGACATCAGAGAAATCAGGCAAAAAGACTCCAGAAAAAGATTCTGGGTCAAAAAAGCCTCCAGAGAAAGACTCATCAGGGAAAAAGACCCCAAAGAAAGAGTCCACATCCAAAACGTCTCCAGAAAAGGATGCCAAAAACATCTTGGAAACGAAATCCACTGGGAAAAAGACTCCAGCGAAAGATTTGCCATCTAAAAAAACTTCAGGTAAGGATTCTACAACAAAAAAGACTCCAGCGAAAAAGTCCGCATCCAGAAAGACTCTGGAAACCAAGTCTACATTCAGAGAAACTTCAGCAGAAGAGTCCAAAAAGTCTCCAAAGAGGGAATCGTTGGACAAAGAGCCTCCAGAAAAGGTCCTTAAAAACGGCCCGGAGAAGGAATCCGCAGGGAGAAAGACTCCTGAGAAAGGGTCATCGTGTGCAGAGATTCCAGACAGCGAGACGCTGGAACCAAAAGGAGCTCCTGACAATAATTCAGTGCCTCAGACAACTGTGAAGAAagaactaaagaaagaaaatactcAACAAAATGAGGAACCAGCAGCTGATAAAGCGCCATCTGAAAAAGATTATATCAAAAAGGAAACACCACGCACATtcaagcaggaggaggaggaaacacCAATAGACGTTTGTATGGAAGCAGGACCAAATGTGAAAGATGCAGAGAGTCCAGATCCACCAGTCTCCTCTACAGAGCCCTCAAAACCACCACCTGAACAG